The Polyangiaceae bacterium genome includes a region encoding these proteins:
- a CDS encoding matrixin family metalloprotease, whose amino-acid sequence MRAETPLALLVGLGLFCLASPAEAFCRTTTCGPGECQASADCAYCLEGGLPLYWPGGCASFSAQVAGSSLRGISAQTTGQLVESALAQWIGVDCGGGAGPSLAIYRTQNVVCNRQEYNQDSPNANVWMYRDDYWPYAGSGSTLALTTVTYNVKTGEIYDADVEINSIEVPLTVGDTQVQADLASIITHEAGHFLGLSHTCDQSATMFASYKFGDVQLRSLEADDVQGICAVYPPGKDPTQCDPTPRHGFSEDCGAPPADDGCCTTAAGHSDSRGAFALSLALAALALAAGRKRTGARTR is encoded by the coding sequence ATGCGCGCTGAGACCCCGCTCGCTCTGCTGGTCGGCCTCGGGCTCTTCTGCCTCGCATCACCTGCCGAAGCCTTCTGCCGCACCACGACCTGCGGCCCGGGCGAGTGCCAGGCGTCGGCGGACTGCGCGTATTGTCTCGAGGGCGGGCTGCCGCTCTACTGGCCCGGGGGCTGCGCGTCGTTCTCGGCTCAGGTGGCCGGCTCGTCGTTGCGCGGCATCTCCGCCCAGACCACCGGGCAGCTGGTCGAGAGCGCGCTGGCGCAGTGGATCGGCGTGGACTGCGGCGGTGGCGCCGGCCCCTCCCTCGCCATCTACCGGACGCAGAACGTCGTGTGCAACCGGCAGGAGTACAACCAGGACTCGCCGAACGCGAACGTGTGGATGTACCGCGACGACTACTGGCCCTACGCCGGCAGCGGCTCGACGCTGGCGCTCACCACCGTCACTTACAACGTGAAGACCGGAGAGATCTACGACGCGGACGTCGAGATCAACTCGATCGAGGTCCCGCTGACCGTGGGGGACACCCAGGTCCAGGCCGACCTCGCCTCGATCATCACCCATGAGGCCGGTCACTTCCTCGGGCTCTCGCACACCTGCGACCAGAGCGCGACGATGTTCGCGAGCTACAAGTTCGGTGATGTCCAGCTGCGCTCGCTGGAGGCGGACGACGTTCAGGGGATCTGTGCCGTCTATCCGCCGGGCAAGGATCCGACCCAGTGCGATCCGACTCCGCGGCACGGCTTCTCGGAGGACTGCGGAGCGCCCCCTGCCGACGACGGCTGCTGCACCACGGCGGCAGGGCACTCCGACTCGCGTGGCGCGTTCGCGCTGTCCCTGGCGCTCGCCGCCCTGGCCCTCGCCGCCGGCCGCAAGCGGACCGGGGCGAGGACGCGCTGA
- the glnD gene encoding [protein-PII] uridylyltransferase yields the protein MPTTGPLLTRVSPELGPELTRYVIRHRAEVEAMIRTGGREAGLPAARRYAKVFDGLLGALFGAVEATMRRSGEWRSVALAAVGSYGRGAVAFASDLDVRLLPLGSSLEQTQPIAEALLYPLWDAGLSVGHQVVSPDDVIELGRGDLPTATSLLDWRHVAGAREASARLLERVFEGLFGIGEIARFLERLGARADDRVGRFGGSVYLLEPDVKNGPGGIRDLDVAHWAARARWRITELADLVRLGVLVPREWQQIDQAHEFHWRVRNLLHAYAGRRADRLSFDRQEQLADDLGYGSGGPAVERFMSDYYRHARAIERARDMILSRALPPPTRKPHAVSIGRGLTLVNGEVSIGHPGALETEPALAFRLYDEALRRDVRVYEFARDVVARAASSPSFGERLRASAEAARLFVRLVTTVQSSRLKHESVLAELHDLGLLVAMIPEFSPVVGRVHHDVYHVYTVDAHSVAAVDRLRSLTRGDLAADYPLASRLAAEIARPNVLFFATLLHDVGKDIGGKNHSERGAEMAEGILQRLGFAAPEIREIQHLVAQHLRMYHVATRRDIDDPATLADFCKDVHGSEGLRELYLLTVSDVSTTSPTAMTSWKARMLDELYVGAMRRLDEGAVPEQALDQKIASIVAGWDEPETRGFVTHFLRAMPERYLYANSEADIRAHARFALGADGRAATVGMLATDEQHHQLGFVADDRPGLLAIFTATLAAARLAVVGAQIHSWTDPSGRLRALDLFWVKSTRDEAETRAMVPRIERDLASLLCGESTPAELVLGGRASPRYRVGHTPHVPTEVNVDHRATAHTVIEVTTRDRPGLLFWLSNTLQEAGLGISLAKINTEGTRVADVFYVTDTSGAKLEEPARIEELKRRILSTVAELEDLEAR from the coding sequence ATGCCCACCACCGGGCCGCTGCTCACCCGTGTATCGCCGGAGCTCGGTCCCGAGCTCACCCGCTACGTGATTCGCCACCGCGCGGAGGTCGAGGCGATGATCCGGACCGGTGGACGCGAAGCCGGCCTGCCCGCCGCACGCCGCTACGCGAAGGTGTTCGACGGCTTGCTCGGCGCGCTGTTCGGCGCAGTCGAGGCCACCATGCGTCGCTCCGGCGAGTGGCGATCCGTGGCGCTCGCGGCGGTCGGCAGCTACGGGCGGGGCGCCGTGGCGTTTGCCAGCGATCTGGACGTGCGGCTCTTGCCGCTCGGCTCGAGCCTCGAGCAGACCCAGCCCATCGCCGAGGCGCTGCTCTACCCGCTGTGGGACGCAGGGCTCTCGGTGGGTCACCAGGTGGTCTCTCCGGACGACGTGATCGAGCTCGGGCGCGGGGATCTACCGACCGCCACCTCGCTGCTGGACTGGCGCCACGTCGCCGGAGCCCGGGAGGCCAGCGCGCGGCTGCTCGAACGAGTGTTCGAGGGTCTGTTCGGCATCGGTGAGATCGCGCGCTTTCTGGAGCGGCTCGGCGCCCGTGCGGACGACCGCGTCGGCCGCTTCGGCGGCTCGGTCTACCTGCTCGAACCCGACGTGAAGAACGGACCCGGAGGCATCCGCGATCTCGACGTGGCCCACTGGGCAGCCCGCGCGCGCTGGCGCATCACCGAGCTCGCCGACCTGGTGCGGCTCGGCGTGCTGGTTCCGCGAGAGTGGCAGCAGATCGACCAGGCCCACGAGTTCCACTGGAGGGTGCGCAACCTCCTGCACGCGTACGCCGGGCGGCGGGCCGATCGCCTGAGCTTCGACCGGCAAGAGCAGCTGGCGGACGACCTGGGCTACGGCAGCGGCGGTCCCGCGGTCGAGCGCTTCATGAGCGACTACTACCGCCACGCTCGGGCCATCGAGCGCGCGCGCGACATGATCCTGTCCCGCGCGCTGCCGCCTCCGACGCGCAAGCCCCACGCGGTCAGCATCGGGCGAGGGCTCACGCTGGTGAACGGCGAGGTCAGCATCGGTCACCCCGGTGCGCTGGAGACCGAGCCCGCGCTCGCGTTCCGGCTCTACGACGAGGCGCTGCGCCGGGACGTGCGGGTGTACGAGTTCGCCCGCGACGTGGTGGCGCGCGCGGCCAGCTCGCCGAGCTTCGGTGAGCGCCTGCGCGCGAGCGCAGAGGCCGCACGGCTGTTCGTGCGCTTGGTCACGACGGTGCAGAGCTCGCGGCTGAAGCACGAGTCGGTGTTGGCGGAGCTCCACGACCTGGGCCTCCTGGTGGCGATGATCCCGGAGTTTTCACCCGTGGTCGGCCGCGTGCACCACGACGTTTACCACGTGTACACGGTGGACGCGCACTCGGTCGCAGCGGTCGATCGCCTGCGCTCGCTCACGCGCGGCGATCTAGCCGCCGACTACCCCTTGGCGTCGCGCCTCGCCGCCGAGATCGCCCGACCGAACGTGCTCTTCTTCGCGACCTTGCTCCACGACGTGGGCAAGGACATCGGCGGCAAGAACCACTCCGAGCGCGGCGCCGAGATGGCGGAAGGCATCCTCCAGCGTCTCGGCTTCGCCGCCCCGGAAATCCGCGAGATCCAGCACCTAGTGGCGCAGCACCTGCGCATGTACCACGTCGCCACCCGCCGCGACATCGACGACCCGGCGACGCTCGCCGACTTCTGCAAGGACGTGCACGGCAGCGAGGGGCTCCGCGAGCTCTACCTCTTGACCGTCTCCGACGTCTCGACCACCAGCCCGACGGCGATGACGAGCTGGAAGGCGCGCATGCTGGACGAGCTCTACGTCGGAGCGATGCGACGCCTGGACGAGGGCGCCGTCCCCGAGCAGGCGCTCGACCAGAAGATCGCCAGCATCGTGGCCGGCTGGGACGAGCCCGAGACGCGGGGCTTCGTCACCCACTTCCTCCGCGCCATGCCCGAGCGCTACCTGTACGCGAACTCCGAAGCGGACATCCGCGCTCACGCGCGCTTCGCGCTCGGCGCCGATGGGCGCGCCGCCACCGTCGGCATGTTGGCGACGGACGAGCAGCACCACCAGCTCGGCTTCGTGGCGGACGATCGACCGGGCCTCTTGGCGATCTTCACGGCGACGCTGGCCGCCGCGCGCCTGGCCGTAGTCGGAGCGCAGATCCACTCCTGGACGGATCCTTCTGGGCGCCTGCGGGCGCTCGATCTGTTCTGGGTCAAGAGCACCCGCGACGAAGCGGAGACGCGGGCGATGGTTCCGCGCATCGAGCGCGACCTCGCCAGCCTGCTCTGCGGCGAGTCGACCCCCGCCGAGCTGGTGCTCGGGGGGCGAGCGTCGCCGCGCTATCGCGTCGGACACACCCCCCACGTTCCGACCGAGGTCAACGTCGATCACCGCGCTACCGCCCACACGGTGATCGAGGTCACGACGCGGGACCGGCCGGGCCTGCTGTTCTGGCTGTCCAACACCCTACAGGAGGCCGGCCTGGGGATTTCCCTGGCCAAAATCAACACCGAGGGCACCCGCGTGGCCGACGTCTTCTACGTCACGGACACCTCCGGAGCCAAGCTCGAGGAGCCCGCTCGCATCGAAGAGCTCAAGCGCCGTATTCTCTCGACCGTCGCGGAGCTCGAAGACTTGGAGGCTCGATGA
- a CDS encoding tetratricopeptide repeat protein: MNKLTSLTLALLLAACTGGTPAKNPDGDPPPFDDPKTDGPGPTAPASSAKVKEGMDAIQAGDFAKAKEILSAAEAAAPNDPQAAFYLGVALENGGDTKGAREKYQKALSLDGKLTEAAVNLSALLLDADEGKAALDVVQAALKHAPTQPMLLMNRALALEATGDAAGALAAYGQAVKAQPDNLELRYAHAELLAGAGKKDEALAELRKVAAGADDKLVAAVATLFGKLGGFADCVSTLDKAIQKKAQPDFHTRRGVCRHEMKDEPGAKSDYEAALKLDPKYAPAHYYLGMHYKTAKKTKEAVAALEKAVELSGGKGVGEAAKKELDELKGPPKK; this comes from the coding sequence ATGAACAAACTCACCTCGCTGACACTCGCCCTGCTCTTGGCTGCATGCACCGGTGGCACTCCGGCGAAGAACCCCGACGGCGATCCGCCTCCCTTCGACGATCCCAAGACGGACGGGCCCGGGCCGACCGCGCCGGCCTCGAGCGCCAAGGTCAAGGAGGGCATGGACGCGATCCAGGCCGGCGACTTCGCGAAGGCGAAGGAGATCTTGTCCGCCGCCGAGGCGGCTGCTCCCAACGATCCGCAAGCGGCGTTCTACCTCGGTGTGGCGCTCGAGAACGGCGGCGACACCAAGGGCGCGAGGGAGAAATACCAGAAGGCGCTCTCCCTCGACGGCAAGCTGACCGAGGCGGCGGTGAACCTGTCGGCGCTCTTGCTCGACGCGGACGAAGGCAAGGCCGCGCTCGACGTGGTGCAGGCGGCGCTGAAGCACGCCCCCACCCAGCCCATGCTGCTGATGAACCGCGCGCTGGCCCTCGAGGCCACCGGCGATGCCGCCGGCGCGCTCGCGGCCTACGGGCAGGCGGTCAAGGCGCAGCCGGACAACCTGGAGCTGCGCTACGCGCACGCCGAGCTCCTGGCGGGCGCCGGCAAGAAGGACGAAGCGCTCGCGGAGCTGCGCAAGGTCGCGGCGGGCGCCGACGACAAGCTGGTCGCCGCGGTGGCCACCCTGTTCGGCAAGCTCGGAGGCTTCGCCGACTGCGTGAGCACGCTGGACAAGGCCATCCAGAAGAAGGCGCAGCCGGACTTCCACACCCGTCGCGGCGTGTGCCGCCACGAGATGAAGGACGAGCCCGGCGCCAAGAGCGACTACGAGGCCGCGCTGAAGCTGGATCCGAAATACGCCCCGGCCCACTACTACCTGGGCATGCACTACAAAACCGCGAAGAAGACCAAGGAGGCGGTGGCCGCCCTGGAGAAGGCGGTCGAGCTCAGCGGCGGCAAGGGCGTCGGCGAGGCGGCGAAGAAGGAGCTCGACGAGCTGAAGGGCCCTCCCAAGAAGTAG